In one Pseudodesulfovibrio tunisiensis genomic region, the following are encoded:
- a CDS encoding Ppx/GppA phosphatase family protein has product MKSFFSRGLLIGLLVLLSATFPAWTESGQTIRRAAFDIGSATIKCKIADVDVENGRVLRTIEEIARKADFALSLERSKRRVLSGKVMDEGIAALKEMKARAIERGTRQFSAVGARCFHEAANGRDYFSRITRETGLPARIISQQQASMLNFHAVRQRMNGPELKLLVWDIGGNSMQMTARNADASLAFYMDEMASVSFCKTVMDVIQGQPEKNSPNPISPSQAARALDFAKSYARLHVPSELATRIREGDMRVAGIGGVHYYCIPELMGVRQPLFTREDVRRTLDRYMGKTDAEIDSPYAPTRVSDLILVLGYMDSLGITSVTPLRINEADGLLTAPEFW; this is encoded by the coding sequence ATGAAATCGTTTTTTTCCCGGGGACTCCTCATCGGATTGCTGGTCCTGCTTTCAGCAACCTTTCCAGCATGGACGGAAAGCGGGCAAACCATACGCCGCGCGGCTTTCGACATCGGTTCCGCCACCATCAAATGCAAGATTGCGGATGTGGATGTGGAGAACGGGCGCGTATTGCGCACAATCGAGGAAATCGCGCGCAAGGCCGACTTTGCCCTGTCTCTGGAACGCTCGAAGCGGCGCGTCCTGTCCGGAAAGGTCATGGATGAAGGAATCGCCGCACTCAAGGAAATGAAGGCACGCGCAATTGAACGCGGAACCAGACAGTTCAGCGCCGTGGGAGCCCGATGTTTTCACGAGGCCGCCAACGGCCGGGACTATTTTTCCCGCATCACCCGCGAAACCGGGCTGCCCGCCCGCATCATCTCGCAGCAGCAGGCCTCCATGCTCAATTTCCATGCCGTGCGACAGAGAATGAACGGGCCCGAACTCAAGCTTCTGGTCTGGGACATCGGCGGCAACAGCATGCAGATGACCGCGCGCAACGCGGATGCAAGCCTTGCCTTCTACATGGATGAAATGGCCTCGGTATCATTCTGCAAGACCGTGATGGACGTGATCCAGGGCCAGCCCGAAAAGAATTCGCCCAACCCCATCAGCCCGAGTCAGGCGGCCCGCGCCCTTGATTTCGCCAAATCCTACGCCCGCCTGCATGTCCCGTCCGAACTGGCGACCCGCATCCGCGAAGGCGACATGCGCGTGGCAGGCATAGGCGGCGTTCACTACTACTGCATTCCGGAACTCATGGGGGTGCGGCAGCCGCTTTTCACCCGGGAGGACGTCAGACGCACGCTGGATCGATACATGGGCAAGACCGACGCGGAAATCGACAGCCCCTATGCTCCCACGCGGGTCAGCGACCTCATTCTCGTGCTCGGGTACATGGACTCTCTGGGCATCACCTCGGTGACGCCTCTCAGGATCAACGAGGCCGACGGCCTGCTCACCGCGCCGGAATTCTGGTAG
- a CDS encoding efflux RND transporter periplasmic adaptor subunit, whose product MRLTTLLWIVLFLFTSILPASAQKSGERPPSPVVTAKVTTGEVVPQGEFIGTVYFTEISDVASEVDGKAVSVNVEDGQRVKAGDVLVQLSSDILDRRIANARALQAQAKADFELAKLENQRTSTLFKSKTVAEGEYDTKRLNAEAKEKTYFAATATLRQQLIEREKKNIRAPFDGVVIERKVDRGEWVSQGTTVAVVARDDEFDVVVNAPARSFSLVKPGMKLTVHVDERELPGRIFAVVPKGDVATRSFPVKIRVNNPGGAFAEGMEARVSLPRDAGGRNLVVPRDAVISSRGQLVVWAVLDGKAVPFPVMVVGYRGLDAGVKSDKLKPGMEVVIKGNERLMPGQPVAPAAAGDK is encoded by the coding sequence ATGCGATTGACGACATTGCTTTGGATCGTGCTTTTCCTTTTCACCTCCATACTGCCTGCTTCGGCGCAGAAAAGCGGGGAGCGTCCCCCGTCTCCCGTGGTCACGGCCAAGGTTACCACGGGCGAAGTCGTGCCGCAGGGGGAATTCATCGGTACGGTCTACTTCACGGAAATTTCCGACGTGGCCTCCGAGGTCGATGGCAAGGCCGTTTCCGTGAATGTCGAGGACGGCCAGCGGGTCAAGGCCGGAGATGTGCTCGTGCAGCTTTCCTCGGACATTCTGGACCGCCGCATTGCCAATGCCCGGGCGCTTCAGGCCCAGGCCAAGGCGGATTTCGAGCTGGCCAAGCTGGAAAACCAGCGTACATCCACCCTGTTCAAGTCCAAGACCGTTGCCGAAGGCGAATACGACACCAAGCGCCTCAATGCCGAGGCCAAGGAGAAAACCTATTTTGCTGCCACGGCCACACTGCGTCAGCAGCTCATCGAGCGGGAAAAGAAGAACATCCGTGCTCCGTTCGACGGCGTGGTCATCGAGCGCAAGGTGGATCGAGGCGAGTGGGTCTCGCAGGGAACCACGGTTGCCGTGGTGGCCCGCGATGACGAATTCGACGTGGTCGTCAATGCGCCAGCGCGTTCCTTCAGTCTGGTCAAGCCGGGCATGAAACTCACTGTACATGTGGACGAGCGCGAGCTGCCCGGCAGGATTTTCGCCGTGGTGCCCAAGGGCGACGTGGCGACCCGTTCCTTCCCGGTCAAGATTCGCGTGAACAATCCGGGCGGAGCTTTTGCCGAAGGCATGGAGGCCCGCGTTTCCCTGCCCCGGGATGCCGGAGGCAGGAATCTTGTGGTGCCGCGCGACGCCGTGATTTCCTCGCGCGGCCAGCTTGTGGTCTGGGCCGTGCTGGATGGCAAGGCCGTGCCGTTTCCCGTGATGGTCGTCGGCTATCGCGGTCTGGACGCGGGCGTGAAGTCCGACAAGCTCAAGCCCGGCATGGAAGTGGTCATCAAGGGCAATGAGCGGCTCATGCCCGGTCAGCCCGTGGCTCCGGCAGCAGCGGGCGACAAGTAG
- the ruvX gene encoding Holliday junction resolvase RuvX gives MRALGIDFGTRRVGLALSDPTGTLASPYRTLERTTRQALFDDILAVVEREGVQMIVVGLPYGMDGQETLTTRQARNFAESLGRRTDVPIEFMDERLTSVEAEEELKSAGLRREKLKLALDAQAATVILRTWLESGRS, from the coding sequence TTGCGCGCACTCGGCATAGATTTCGGCACCAGACGCGTGGGGCTGGCTTTGAGCGACCCCACCGGCACACTGGCTTCGCCCTACAGAACTCTGGAACGCACCACGCGACAGGCACTTTTCGACGACATCCTCGCCGTGGTGGAACGGGAAGGCGTGCAGATGATCGTGGTCGGACTGCCCTACGGCATGGACGGACAGGAAACCCTGACCACTCGTCAGGCCCGCAATTTCGCGGAAAGTCTGGGCCGTCGCACCGACGTACCCATCGAGTTCATGGATGAACGCCTGACATCCGTTGAAGCCGAAGAGGAACTCAAGTCCGCCGGACTGCGGCGCGAGAAACTGAAACTGGCTCTGGACGCCCAGGCCGCAACCGTCATCCTTCGCACATGGCTCGAAAGCGGACGCTCATAA
- the mltG gene encoding endolytic transglycosylase MltG, whose product MARKRTLIIFTVVPVLLLLFSAGGYFGYKTWQEHRFLTVPPETPGHEAVFRVEPGQSLWTIARNLKKQGLVTDARRFVALATLRKDTGRVRAGQFRLHTGWIPDSILNELTTSPGIMQRVSVREGLTWWATAAVIEKAGIGTAETFEKAVFDRSLLDKYDIPANSAEGYLFPETYLLTPPTDDQARAMAETMIREFLKNARNLWPGGLPPAEELHRIVILASLVEKETGAAHERERIAGVFANRLKKRMLIQADPTIIYGLGPQFDGDIRKSHLQDRDNPYNTYTHPGLPPGPICSPGLESLRAAAFPEPHGYLYFVAKGDGTHHFSRTLMEHNKAVARYQLRRNRSTYRSTISE is encoded by the coding sequence ATGGCTCGAAAGCGGACGCTCATAATCTTCACCGTGGTACCGGTCCTGCTGCTCCTGTTCTCGGCCGGGGGCTATTTCGGCTACAAGACGTGGCAGGAACACCGCTTCCTGACCGTGCCGCCCGAAACGCCGGGACACGAGGCCGTGTTTCGGGTCGAACCGGGCCAGTCCCTGTGGACCATTGCCCGCAACCTGAAGAAACAGGGACTGGTGACCGATGCCCGGCGCTTCGTGGCGCTCGCCACCCTGCGCAAGGACACGGGCCGGGTCAGGGCCGGACAATTCCGGCTCCACACCGGCTGGATTCCGGACAGCATCCTGAATGAACTGACCACATCGCCCGGCATCATGCAGCGGGTTTCCGTGCGCGAAGGACTGACATGGTGGGCAACCGCGGCAGTCATAGAAAAGGCGGGAATCGGAACCGCAGAGACCTTTGAAAAGGCCGTGTTCGACCGTTCCCTGCTGGACAAGTACGACATTCCGGCGAACTCTGCGGAAGGCTACCTGTTCCCGGAGACCTATCTGCTCACCCCGCCGACCGATGATCAGGCCCGCGCCATGGCCGAAACCATGATCCGGGAGTTTCTCAAGAACGCCAGAAATCTCTGGCCGGGCGGCCTGCCTCCGGCCGAGGAACTGCACCGGATAGTGATTCTGGCCTCGCTGGTGGAAAAGGAAACCGGGGCAGCCCACGAACGCGAACGCATTGCCGGCGTCTTTGCCAACCGGCTCAAGAAGCGGATGCTCATCCAGGCCGACCCCACGATCATCTACGGGCTGGGGCCGCAGTTCGACGGCGACATCCGCAAATCCCACCTTCAGGACAGGGACAACCCGTACAACACCTACACGCATCCGGGCCTGCCACCGGGCCCGATCTGTTCGCCCGGTCTGGAATCCCTGCGCGCAGCCGCATTTCCCGAGCCGCACGGCTACCTGTATTTCGTGGCCAAGGGAGACGGTACGCACCACTTCAGCCGGACGCTCATGGAGCACAACAAGGCCGTTGCCAGGTACCAGCTCCGACGCAACCGCAGCACATACCGGTCCACGATTTCGGAATAA
- the lepB gene encoding signal peptidase I codes for MSGLPDSNSLEMRPRRPWLAGLLSFLVSGVGQVYNGQWKKGAVLFAIETVLGLVLIPACASFDTLVASFGALLALNMLVAVEAWWQARGLREYSLRSCNRGWIYGLVVLTAFTSGPLLEIVVRSAFYRNYSIPSGSMLPALHVGDQIMARAFGMDDPVRRGQVVVFELPRDPSKYFIKRVVGLPGERVELRRKVVFVNGKRLQEPYVRFADSAISPRRDNLAGLQLGPDEYFLMGDNRDASYDSRFFGPVPRSAFRASALYVYLPGGAGGAEWASRFGQTLNGFESTRIPAR; via the coding sequence ATGAGCGGATTGCCTGATTCGAATTCGTTGGAAATGCGTCCCCGCAGGCCGTGGCTTGCGGGGCTGCTGTCGTTTCTGGTTTCCGGCGTTGGGCAGGTCTACAACGGCCAGTGGAAAAAGGGTGCGGTCCTTTTTGCGATCGAGACCGTGCTCGGGCTGGTGCTGATTCCGGCCTGTGCCTCGTTCGACACGCTGGTCGCGTCCTTTGGCGCGCTTCTGGCCCTGAACATGCTCGTGGCAGTCGAAGCGTGGTGGCAGGCTCGGGGACTGCGGGAATATTCGCTGCGATCGTGCAATCGGGGGTGGATTTACGGGCTGGTCGTTTTAACTGCATTCACGTCCGGCCCGCTTCTGGAAATCGTGGTTCGTTCCGCGTTCTATCGGAATTATTCCATTCCGTCCGGGTCAATGCTGCCCGCCCTGCATGTCGGAGATCAGATCATGGCCCGTGCTTTCGGCATGGATGATCCGGTTCGGCGTGGACAGGTGGTGGTGTTCGAGCTGCCAAGGGACCCGTCCAAGTATTTCATCAAGCGCGTGGTGGGGCTGCCCGGTGAGCGGGTGGAGCTGCGACGCAAGGTCGTGTTCGTGAACGGGAAGCGGCTGCAGGAACCCTATGTCCGGTTTGCCGACTCCGCGATCAGTCCGAGACGGGACAATCTGGCTGGGCTGCAGCTTGGGCCCGACGAGTATTTCCTGATGGGTGACAACCGCGACGCCTCGTATGACTCCCGTTTCTTCGGGCCGGTTCCCCGGTCCGCGTTTCGAGCCTCTGCCCTGTATGTCTATCTTCCCGGCGGAGCAGGGGGGGCGGAGTGGGCTTCCCGGTTCGGGCAGACCCTGAATGGATTTGAATCTACCAGAATTCCGGCGCGGTGA
- a CDS encoding efflux RND transporter permease subunit produces MDIVSTSIRKPVAVLVGVILVLLFGSVALLTLPYQLAPDVTEPVISVTTTWTGATPYEMERDVIEEQEKVLKGIPRLTEMDSSCFNSRAELSLTFEIGTDVDNALLRVSNKLNEVPEYPDGVDRPIISATGASTSPIIWMMLKALPESGKNPEGFRTYFENDVRQYIERVRGVADLFIGGGLENEMHIIVDPVKLAAYNLTTSELINVLRRENVSISAGSMGVGRRDYRIRTPAEFNSPEDIRNVVISSSGSYRVKLSDVATVRPGLEKATTVMRHNAAPGIAVGVKPEPGANVLELTDAVEAVVQDLNETVLKEQGVFLDWSYDQRPYINGAIELVKRNIMIGGLLAVVVLFVFLQSMSSTIIVAVTIPISIIGAFIMFAAAGRSLNVVSMAGISFAVGMLVDNAIVVLENIDRHRNMGKNAFRAAYDGATEVWGAVFASTLTTVAVFLPVVFMEQEAGQLFKDIAIAVTCAIVLSLFVSVLVIPMLANKFYSIAEKRRGNQADDSPRDPAGLSMIKRIMKPVTALGSRFADFIMMLLERAIRSWQSRVVTVLALTMASVLMVWAFFPKMEYLPQGNQNFVLSILIPPPGLSYEERTEIGEYVFEHLKPHHRKDVGPFPGIKDMFFVSAPTINIFGASSIHEQRGGELTPLFFQLLNSIPGMYGVSLQASIFEQGLGEGRVVDVDFSGPNLEKLVAAAGTMFGMTKQAIQGCQIRPVPSLELLYPEVRFHPERDRVRAVGLTSEDLGIALDVIMDGRKIGDFKEEGKKKIDLVLKASDEDARTPEELHSSLVATSQGWAVPLSSLASIERTYGVNEIRHLERQRTITLQVTPPAEMPLQEAMETIQNNLVPQVQKMGLLEGVKVRLSGAADKLSVTRDALQWNFLLALIITYLLMAALFENFLYPFIILFTVPLAGAGGFLGLKLENLLIAQQPLDILTMLGFVILVGVVVNNAILIVHQSLGNVREYGMEHKEAVLEATRTRLRPIYMSASTSLFGMLPLAVAPGPGSELYRGLGSVVLGGLALSTVFTVFVIPSLLMFFIGMEKRGSRKQEAE; encoded by the coding sequence ATGGATATCGTCAGTACCTCCATACGAAAGCCCGTCGCTGTTCTGGTGGGCGTGATTCTGGTTCTTCTGTTCGGTTCGGTGGCTCTGCTCACCCTGCCGTACCAGCTTGCTCCGGACGTGACCGAGCCGGTCATTTCCGTGACCACCACATGGACCGGCGCAACTCCATACGAGATGGAGCGGGACGTGATCGAGGAACAGGAAAAGGTGCTCAAGGGCATCCCTCGGCTCACGGAAATGGACAGCTCCTGCTTCAACTCGCGGGCCGAACTTTCCCTGACCTTCGAAATCGGCACGGACGTGGACAACGCGCTGCTGCGTGTTTCCAACAAGCTGAACGAGGTCCCGGAGTATCCCGACGGCGTTGACAGGCCGATCATTTCGGCCACGGGCGCATCCACGTCCCCGATCATCTGGATGATGCTCAAGGCTCTGCCGGAAAGCGGCAAGAATCCGGAAGGGTTCCGGACGTATTTCGAGAACGATGTGCGTCAGTACATCGAGCGTGTGCGTGGCGTGGCCGACCTGTTCATCGGCGGCGGACTGGAAAACGAGATGCATATCATCGTGGACCCGGTCAAGCTGGCCGCCTACAACCTGACCACTTCGGAGCTCATCAACGTGCTCAGGCGCGAGAACGTCTCGATTTCCGCCGGAAGCATGGGCGTGGGACGCAGGGACTACCGCATCCGTACGCCAGCCGAGTTCAACAGCCCCGAAGACATCCGGAATGTGGTGATTTCCTCTTCCGGCTCGTACAGGGTCAAGCTGTCGGACGTGGCCACGGTGCGGCCCGGTCTGGAAAAGGCCACGACCGTCATGCGGCACAACGCGGCACCCGGCATTGCCGTGGGCGTCAAGCCCGAGCCCGGGGCCAACGTGCTGGAACTCACGGATGCGGTGGAGGCCGTGGTTCAGGACCTGAATGAAACCGTGCTCAAGGAGCAGGGTGTGTTTCTCGACTGGTCCTATGACCAGCGGCCCTACATCAACGGCGCCATCGAGCTGGTCAAGCGCAACATCATGATCGGCGGCCTGCTGGCTGTCGTGGTGCTGTTCGTGTTTCTGCAGTCCATGTCGTCCACCATCATCGTGGCCGTGACCATTCCCATTTCCATCATCGGCGCGTTCATCATGTTCGCGGCGGCCGGACGATCCCTGAACGTGGTTTCCATGGCGGGCATCTCCTTTGCCGTGGGCATGCTCGTGGACAACGCCATTGTCGTGCTGGAGAACATCGACCGGCACAGGAACATGGGCAAGAATGCCTTCCGTGCCGCATACGACGGGGCCACCGAGGTCTGGGGCGCGGTGTTCGCGTCCACCCTGACCACGGTTGCCGTGTTCCTGCCCGTGGTCTTCATGGAGCAGGAAGCGGGCCAGCTCTTCAAGGATATCGCCATTGCCGTGACATGCGCCATTGTCCTGTCGCTGTTCGTCTCGGTTCTGGTCATTCCCATGCTGGCCAACAAGTTCTATTCCATCGCGGAAAAACGGCGCGGCAATCAGGCTGATGATTCGCCCCGGGATCCCGCAGGCCTGTCCATGATCAAACGGATCATGAAGCCGGTGACCGCGCTTGGTTCCCGGTTCGCCGATTTCATCATGATGCTGCTTGAGCGGGCCATCCGCTCCTGGCAGTCCCGCGTGGTCACGGTGCTGGCTCTGACCATGGCCTCGGTACTCATGGTCTGGGCGTTCTTTCCCAAGATGGAGTATCTGCCTCAGGGCAACCAGAACTTCGTTCTGTCCATCCTGATTCCGCCGCCGGGGCTTTCCTACGAGGAACGCACCGAAATCGGGGAGTACGTGTTCGAGCACCTCAAGCCGCACCATCGAAAGGATGTCGGGCCGTTTCCGGGCATCAAGGATATGTTTTTCGTGTCCGCGCCCACCATCAACATCTTCGGTGCTTCGTCAATCCACGAGCAGCGGGGCGGCGAACTCACGCCCCTGTTCTTTCAGCTCCTGAACTCCATTCCGGGCATGTACGGCGTGTCGCTTCAGGCGTCGATCTTCGAGCAGGGGCTCGGCGAAGGCCGCGTTGTGGATGTGGATTTTTCCGGCCCCAATCTGGAAAAGCTCGTGGCAGCGGCCGGAACCATGTTCGGCATGACCAAGCAGGCCATTCAGGGGTGCCAGATTCGTCCGGTGCCCTCTTTGGAATTGCTGTATCCCGAAGTGCGGTTTCACCCGGAGCGCGACCGCGTGCGTGCGGTCGGGCTGACCTCCGAGGATCTCGGCATTGCTCTGGACGTGATCATGGACGGTCGCAAGATCGGCGACTTCAAGGAAGAGGGCAAGAAGAAGATCGACCTCGTGCTCAAGGCCTCGGATGAGGATGCGCGTACGCCCGAGGAACTGCATTCCTCGCTGGTGGCCACGTCTCAGGGCTGGGCCGTGCCCCTGTCCTCTCTGGCCTCGATCGAGCGCACCTACGGCGTGAACGAGATCAGGCATCTGGAGCGGCAGCGCACCATCACGTTGCAGGTGACTCCGCCTGCGGAAATGCCTTTGCAGGAGGCCATGGAAACCATCCAGAACAATCTGGTGCCACAGGTGCAGAAGATGGGCTTGCTCGAAGGCGTGAAGGTCCGGCTCTCGGGCGCTGCGGACAAGCTGAGCGTGACCCGCGACGCCCTGCAGTGGAACTTCCTGCTCGCCCTGATCATCACCTATCTGCTCATGGCGGCATTGTTCGAGAACTTCCTGTATCCGTTCATCATTCTGTTCACCGTGCCTCTGGCTGGCGCGGGCGGATTCCTCGGCCTGAAGCTGGAGAATCTGCTCATTGCCCAGCAGCCTTTGGACATTCTGACCATGCTCGGGTTCGTCATTCTCGTGGGCGTGGTGGTGAACAACGCCATCCTCATCGTGCACCAGTCGCTGGGCAACGTGCGCGAGTACGGCATGGAGCACAAGGAAGCCGTGCTGGAAGCGACCCGCACCCGGTTGCGGCCGATCTACATGTCCGCTTCCACGTCCCTGTTCGGCATGCTGCCTCTGGCAGTGGCGCCCGGTCCCGGCTCCGAACTCTATCGCGGCCTCGGTTCCGTGGTCCTTGGCGGGCTCGCCCTGTCCACGGTCTTCACCGTGTTCGTGATTCCGTCCCTGCTCATGTTCTTCATTGGCATGGAAAAGCGCGGATCGCGCAAGCAGGAAGCCGAGTAG